A window of Rhizobium sp. CC-YZS058 genomic DNA:
GATGTCAGAGATTTTTCAGGCTGTCAACACGGGGTCTCGTCCGGAAATTGGCCGCCTGCGGTGCGTCCTTGACGGGCGGTTCGCCAATGGTAGTGATCAGGCCATGCTCATCAAATCCAGCACCGAGCAGGTGCGCCAGCAAAACAGTGTTCTCGTGCTTTCGGCGCTGCGCCGGCACGGGCCGCAGGCGCACACGGATCTGTCGGAACGTACGGGCCTCGCTTCCGCGACGGTCTCCGCCATCACGGCCGATCTTGAGCGCGTCGGCGTCATCGGCCGCAGCGAGCAGCCGCCGGCAGGGGGGCGCGGCCGGCCCCGCACGCTGTTTTCGCAGCAACGCGCCTTCGGCTACCTGATCACGGCGCAGATCTCGTCCGACATCGTCCATTATTCGCTGGTCGATTATGCCGGCCGGCTCATCGACCGGTTCGACGAGCCGCGAAGCCACCAGGCGCCGGATGCCGCGCGGTTCGCGCAGTCCTTTCTCGAGGCGCTCGGGCGGCTGGCGGAGCGCTCGCGGATCGCGCCCGACGATGTGATGGCGATTTCGATCAGTTCGAAGGGCACGGTGGATGCGGCGGGCGGCGTGCTGCTCTGGTCGCCGCTGCTTGGCGGTGCGCCCATCGATTTTGCCGCGCTGGCCGCCCCGCGCTGGAAAGCCCGCGTCACGCTCAGCAACGAGACACTGCTCGTCGCCCAGGCGCTTGCCACGCGCCAGGACGAGGCCGATCCTGACCAGTCGCGCCTGGCGGTGGTCTCGCTCGGTCATTCCATCGGTCTCGGCATCGCGCGGCGTGACAGGGCAGGGGAGATCGAGGCAAGCGCGCCGAATTTCGGCCATATGCTGGACCGGGCCGATGGCGGGCTCTGCCGTTGCGGGGCCTTCGGCTGCATCGAGGCCTCCGCCGGCTTCTACGGCATCCTGCGCACCGCCTTCCAGGTGCCGCCCGATACGATCCCCGCCAAATTCGTGCCGCTCGGCGA
This region includes:
- a CDS encoding ROK family transcriptional regulator translates to MLIKSSTEQVRQQNSVLVLSALRRHGPQAHTDLSERTGLASATVSAITADLERVGVIGRSEQPPAGGRGRPRTLFSQQRAFGYLITAQISSDIVHYSLVDYAGRLIDRFDEPRSHQAPDAARFAQSFLEALGRLAERSRIAPDDVMAISISSKGTVDAAGGVLLWSPLLGGAPIDFAALAAPRWKARVTLSNETLLVAQALATRQDEADPDQSRLAVVSLGHSIGLGIARRDRAGEIEASAPNFGHMLDRADGGLCRCGAFGCIEASAGFYGILRTAFQVPPDTIPAKFVPLGEMDKIALSARQGNRMASYAFRMGGLALGNGLSRLLSLYGRLPIFMTGPGTRYLDLLNPGIEEALGRSHEVRLLGRPPLSIIADEPGLVFDGHLDRALTEMDHVIAETRLGLRDSRTA